From one Culex quinquefasciatus strain JHB chromosome 3, VPISU_Cqui_1.0_pri_paternal, whole genome shotgun sequence genomic stretch:
- the LOC6050495 gene encoding peptidyl-prolyl cis-trans isomerase D isoform X1 — protein MSETGPVINLNREITNPNNPLVYFDVKIGDEKGLGSNYIGRLLIELRADVVPRTAENFRALCTGERGVSPLTGVKLHYKDTRFHRVKSLFMSQGGDISGGGGSGGESIYGKTFEDENFTLLHEDGAVSMANHGKEHTNNSQFFITSGECPHLNGTNVVVGYVIRGIGIIGEMEKYTTEEGEPTKEITIYDCGQIPAGGDWGINDADGTVDTLPPFPKDWTKFENDFTISEMLDQLGAIKEAGNHFYKHKQWVDACRRYKKAERYYNFFNNKIRQIEDRTRLEQFQLANSLNLAAALLKEADHENVVFACNTALVIDPTNAKALFRRGQAHNALKNYELAIADLRQALEQIPSDKLVIGELARARASLGDYRAQQRSALSKWLQ, from the exons ATGTCCGAAACCGGACCGGTAATCAATCTGAACCGTGAGATTACAAACCCAAACAATCCGCTGGTGTATTTTGACGTGAAAATTGGCGATGAAAAAGGTTTGGGCTCTaattaca TTGGTCGCTTGTTGATCGAGCTGCGGGCCGATGTGGTACCGAGGACGGCGGAGAACTTCCGGGCGCTATGCACCGGCGAGCGGGGCGTGTCGCCGCTGACCGGCGTCAAGCTGCACTACAAGGACACCCGGTTCCACCGGGTCAAGTCGTTGTTTATGAGCCAGGGTGGGGACATTTCCGGCGGGGGAGGAAGTGGCGGCGAAAGCATCTATGGGAAAACGTTTGAGGATGAGAACTTTACGCTGTTG CACGAGGACGGTGCCGTTAGCATGGCCAATCACGGCAAGGAGCACACAAACAACTCGCAGTTCTTTATAACTTCCGGTGAGTGTCCCCACCTCAATGGAACCAACGTGGTCGTAGGGTACGTAATTCGGGGAATCGGCATCATTGGGGAGATGGAGAAGTACACCACCGAGGAGGGGGAACCGACGAAGGAAATCACGATCTACGACTGTGGCCAGATTCCGGCAGGCGGCGATTGGGGCATCAACGACGCCGACGGAACCGTGGACACGCTGCCACCGTTCCCCAAAGATTGGACCAAGTTCGAGAATGATTTCACG ATTTCCGAAATGCTCGACCAGCTCGGTGCCATCAAAGAGGCCGGCAACCACTTCTACAAGCACAAACAGTGGGTGGACGCCTGTCGGCGGTACAAAAAAGCCGAACGCTACTACAACTTCTTCAACAACAAAATCCGCCAAATCGAAGACCGCACCCGGCTGGAACAGTTTCAGCTGGCCAACTCGCTCAATCTGGCCGCGGCCCTGCTCAAGGAAGCCGACCACGAAAACGTCGTCTTTGCCTGCAACACCGCACTGGTCATCGATCCGACCAACGCCAAGGCGCTGTTCCGGCGGGGACAGGCTCACAACGCGTTGAAAAACTATGAACTCGCCATTGCGGATTTGAGGCAGGCGCTGGAGCAGATTCCGTCGGATAAGCTGGTGATAGGTGAGCTAGCGCGGGCCCGGGCCAGTTTGGGCGATTATCGGGCCCAGCAGCGGAGTGCACTGTCCAAGTGGTTGCAGTGA
- the LOC6050495 gene encoding peptidyl-prolyl cis-trans isomerase D isoform X2 → MSETGPVINLNREITNPNNPLVYFDVKIGDEKVGRLLIELRADVVPRTAENFRALCTGERGVSPLTGVKLHYKDTRFHRVKSLFMSQGGDISGGGGSGGESIYGKTFEDENFTLLHEDGAVSMANHGKEHTNNSQFFITSGECPHLNGTNVVVGYVIRGIGIIGEMEKYTTEEGEPTKEITIYDCGQIPAGGDWGINDADGTVDTLPPFPKDWTKFENDFTISEMLDQLGAIKEAGNHFYKHKQWVDACRRYKKAERYYNFFNNKIRQIEDRTRLEQFQLANSLNLAAALLKEADHENVVFACNTALVIDPTNAKALFRRGQAHNALKNYELAIADLRQALEQIPSDKLVIGELARARASLGDYRAQQRSALSKWLQ, encoded by the exons ATGTCCGAAACCGGACCGGTAATCAATCTGAACCGTGAGATTACAAACCCAAACAATCCGCTGGTGTATTTTGACGTGAAAATTGGCGATGAAAAAG TTGGTCGCTTGTTGATCGAGCTGCGGGCCGATGTGGTACCGAGGACGGCGGAGAACTTCCGGGCGCTATGCACCGGCGAGCGGGGCGTGTCGCCGCTGACCGGCGTCAAGCTGCACTACAAGGACACCCGGTTCCACCGGGTCAAGTCGTTGTTTATGAGCCAGGGTGGGGACATTTCCGGCGGGGGAGGAAGTGGCGGCGAAAGCATCTATGGGAAAACGTTTGAGGATGAGAACTTTACGCTGTTG CACGAGGACGGTGCCGTTAGCATGGCCAATCACGGCAAGGAGCACACAAACAACTCGCAGTTCTTTATAACTTCCGGTGAGTGTCCCCACCTCAATGGAACCAACGTGGTCGTAGGGTACGTAATTCGGGGAATCGGCATCATTGGGGAGATGGAGAAGTACACCACCGAGGAGGGGGAACCGACGAAGGAAATCACGATCTACGACTGTGGCCAGATTCCGGCAGGCGGCGATTGGGGCATCAACGACGCCGACGGAACCGTGGACACGCTGCCACCGTTCCCCAAAGATTGGACCAAGTTCGAGAATGATTTCACG ATTTCCGAAATGCTCGACCAGCTCGGTGCCATCAAAGAGGCCGGCAACCACTTCTACAAGCACAAACAGTGGGTGGACGCCTGTCGGCGGTACAAAAAAGCCGAACGCTACTACAACTTCTTCAACAACAAAATCCGCCAAATCGAAGACCGCACCCGGCTGGAACAGTTTCAGCTGGCCAACTCGCTCAATCTGGCCGCGGCCCTGCTCAAGGAAGCCGACCACGAAAACGTCGTCTTTGCCTGCAACACCGCACTGGTCATCGATCCGACCAACGCCAAGGCGCTGTTCCGGCGGGGACAGGCTCACAACGCGTTGAAAAACTATGAACTCGCCATTGCGGATTTGAGGCAGGCGCTGGAGCAGATTCCGTCGGATAAGCTGGTGATAGGTGAGCTAGCGCGGGCCCGGGCCAGTTTGGGCGATTATCGGGCCCAGCAGCGGAGTGCACTGTCCAAGTGGTTGCAGTGA